The following proteins come from a genomic window of Terriglobales bacterium:
- the rpoB gene encoding DNA-directed RNA polymerase subunit beta, protein PITDFRNVSQLEFVDYAIGNWECKCGHLKGLHHLRTTCRNCGSTVITDPFHPGDVLCARCGTYNANTPDFCNKCGDPVGLQLKYDVTECEERGMTYSAPLKVTIRLTIFEKDAETGNRSIRDIKEQEVFFGDVPLMTQNGTFIINGTERVIVSQLHRSPGVFFETANNRTYFLGKIIPYRGSWVEFEYDQKNILYVRIDRKRKFLGTIFLRALGLRSDEDILRTFYTVDKLALRDKKLLWTLEPGAEKPTNLLGMKLARRIATKGGEEIAHSGRKITPAILKEIHKARLTEIEVDASDLEGAYTAADVVDTSSGEVLLEANSEVTTDKLAKLADAGITELHLFFPERDDVGVVISQTLKRDGVKTPQEALIEIYRKLRPGDPPTLDTATSLFHGMFFDSRKYDFSRVGRLKFNIKLFEKADATNLDNRTLEPEDFYATIRYLLKLRKNLGAVDDIDHLGNRRVRAVGELLENQFRIGLVRMERAIKEKMSVYQEMSTAMPHDLVNAKPVMAAIREFFGSSQLSQFMDQTNPLSEITHKRRLSALGPGGLSRERAGFEVRDVHPTHYGRICPIETPEGPNIGLISSLSCYARINDYGFIESPYRRVKSGRVQDFVSIVNAGDSEHRVGDHVEKHEVEKTNAELKEKRRRQAEYEPYSFYLSAWEEDRHVIAQANVELDERERLVAELVNARKAGNFVLVHRDEVDYIDVSPKQLVSVAASLVPFLEHDDANRALMGANMQRQSVPLLRAEAPLVGTGMEGVTARDSGAVVLARRAGLVDSVDSERIIVRVEGEHHPGQLSREVGSDIYQLTKFKRSNQNTCINQKPTVRKNDRVAKGQVIADGPCTDHGELALGRNVLVAFMPWRGYNFEDAILVSEKLVKEDYYTSIHIEEFEIESRDTKLGPEEITRDIPNVSESALRDLDESGIIRIGATVKAGDILVGKVTPKGETQLTPEEKLLRAIFGEKAGDVRDASLTCPPGIEGTVVDVKIFSRKGAEKDERAKAIEGSQVEKLEKNLADEIRILTDERLKRLENILGGKEVQADLHDERTNKRLLTKGAVLDRETIERISTKNLKRIKYADKDPRVNEQIDEIEEMTSRQIDVLRKIVKEKVDKLQKGDELPPGVIKLVKVYIAMKRKLSVGDKMAGRHGNKGVIARILPDEDMPYLSDGTPVEIVLNPLGVPSRMNVGQILETHLGWAGHELGARITRLLEENSREETLRRELKTIFKETPFAERIAGLDEDTLEAVAKGMTRGVYFSSPVFDGAREPEIKSLLKESALPESGKTVLRDGMTGDLFEQPVTVGYIYMLKLSHLVDDKIHARSIGPYSLITQQPLGGKAQFGGQRFGEMEVWALEAYGAAYILQELLTAKSDDVYGRTKIYEAIVKGEAAIEPGVPESFNVLIRELQSLCLDVELVKTERKALAVAAAD, encoded by the coding sequence CGCGCGCTGCGGCACCTACAACGCCAACACCCCCGACTTCTGCAACAAGTGCGGCGACCCGGTGGGCCTGCAGCTCAAGTACGACGTCACCGAGTGCGAAGAGCGCGGCATGACCTACTCCGCCCCGCTCAAGGTCACCATCCGCCTCACCATCTTCGAGAAGGACGCGGAGACCGGCAACCGCTCCATCCGCGACATCAAGGAGCAGGAGGTCTTCTTCGGCGACGTGCCCCTGATGACCCAGAACGGCACCTTCATCATCAACGGCACCGAGCGCGTCATCGTCTCCCAGTTGCACCGCTCCCCGGGGGTATTCTTCGAGACCGCCAACAACCGCACCTACTTCCTGGGCAAGATCATCCCCTACCGCGGCTCCTGGGTGGAGTTCGAGTACGACCAGAAGAACATCCTGTACGTGCGCATCGACCGCAAGCGCAAGTTCCTGGGCACCATCTTCCTGCGCGCCCTGGGGCTGCGCTCCGACGAGGACATCCTGCGCACCTTCTACACCGTCGACAAGCTCGCCCTGCGCGACAAGAAGCTGCTGTGGACGCTGGAGCCGGGCGCGGAGAAGCCCACCAACCTGCTGGGCATGAAGCTGGCGCGCCGCATCGCCACCAAGGGCGGGGAAGAGATCGCGCACAGCGGGCGCAAGATCACCCCCGCCATCCTCAAGGAGATCCACAAGGCCAGGCTCACCGAGATCGAGGTGGACGCGTCCGACCTGGAAGGCGCCTACACCGCCGCCGACGTGGTCGATACCTCCAGCGGCGAGGTGCTGCTCGAGGCCAACTCCGAGGTCACCACCGACAAGCTGGCCAAGCTGGCCGACGCCGGCATCACCGAGTTGCACCTGTTCTTCCCCGAGCGCGACGACGTGGGCGTGGTCATCAGCCAGACCCTCAAGCGCGACGGGGTGAAGACCCCGCAGGAAGCGCTGATCGAGATCTACCGCAAGCTGCGGCCGGGCGATCCGCCCACCCTGGACACCGCCACCTCGCTCTTCCACGGCATGTTCTTCGACTCGCGCAAGTACGACTTCTCGCGCGTGGGCCGGCTGAAGTTCAACATCAAGCTGTTCGAGAAGGCGGACGCCACCAACCTCGACAACCGCACCCTGGAGCCGGAGGACTTCTACGCCACCATCCGCTACCTGCTCAAGCTGCGCAAGAACCTGGGCGCGGTCGACGACATCGACCACCTGGGCAACCGGCGCGTGCGCGCGGTGGGCGAACTGCTGGAGAACCAGTTCCGCATCGGCCTGGTGCGCATGGAGCGCGCCATCAAGGAGAAGATGAGCGTCTACCAGGAAATGTCGACGGCCATGCCGCACGACCTGGTGAACGCCAAGCCGGTGATGGCGGCCATCCGCGAGTTCTTCGGCTCCTCGCAGCTCTCCCAGTTCATGGACCAGACCAACCCGCTCTCGGAGATCACGCACAAGCGGCGGCTCTCGGCGCTGGGGCCGGGCGGGCTCTCGCGCGAGCGCGCCGGCTTCGAGGTGCGCGACGTGCATCCCACCCACTACGGGCGCATCTGCCCCATCGAGACGCCGGAAGGGCCCAACATCGGGCTGATCTCCTCGCTCTCCTGCTACGCCCGCATCAACGACTACGGCTTCATCGAGTCGCCCTACCGGCGGGTGAAGAGCGGGCGGGTGCAGGACTTCGTCAGCATCGTCAACGCCGGCGACAGCGAGCACCGCGTCGGCGACCACGTGGAGAAGCACGAGGTCGAGAAGACCAACGCCGAACTCAAGGAGAAGCGCCGCCGCCAGGCCGAGTACGAGCCCTACTCCTTCTACCTCTCGGCCTGGGAGGAAGACCGGCACGTGATCGCGCAGGCCAACGTCGAGCTGGACGAGCGCGAGCGCCTGGTGGCTGAGCTGGTCAACGCCCGCAAGGCCGGCAACTTCGTGCTGGTGCACCGCGACGAGGTGGACTACATCGACGTCAGCCCCAAGCAACTGGTCTCGGTGGCGGCCTCCCTCGTGCCCTTCCTGGAGCACGACGACGCCAACCGCGCCCTCATGGGCGCCAACATGCAGCGCCAGTCGGTGCCCCTGCTGCGGGCGGAGGCCCCGCTGGTGGGCACGGGCATGGAGGGCGTCACCGCGCGCGATTCCGGGGCGGTGGTGCTGGCGCGGCGCGCCGGCCTGGTGGACTCGGTGGACTCCGAGCGCATCATCGTGCGCGTCGAGGGCGAGCACCATCCCGGCCAGCTCTCCCGCGAGGTGGGCTCCGACATCTACCAGCTCACCAAGTTCAAGCGCTCCAACCAGAACACCTGCATCAACCAGAAACCCACGGTGCGCAAGAACGACCGCGTCGCCAAGGGGCAGGTGATCGCCGACGGGCCCTGCACCGACCACGGCGAGCTGGCCCTGGGCCGCAACGTGCTCGTCGCCTTCATGCCCTGGCGCGGCTACAACTTCGAGGACGCCATCCTGGTCTCGGAGAAGCTGGTGAAGGAGGATTACTACACCTCCATCCACATCGAGGAGTTCGAGATCGAGTCGCGCGACACCAAGCTGGGGCCGGAGGAGATCACCCGCGACATCCCCAACGTCAGCGAGTCGGCGCTGCGCGACCTGGACGAGAGCGGCATCATCCGCATCGGGGCCACGGTCAAGGCGGGCGACATCCTGGTGGGCAAGGTCACGCCCAAGGGCGAGACCCAGCTCACCCCGGAGGAGAAGCTGCTGCGCGCCATCTTCGGCGAGAAGGCCGGCGACGTGCGCGACGCCTCCCTCACCTGCCCTCCGGGCATCGAGGGCACGGTGGTGGACGTCAAGATCTTCTCCCGCAAGGGAGCGGAGAAGGACGAGCGCGCCAAGGCCATCGAGGGATCCCAGGTGGAGAAGCTGGAGAAGAACCTGGCCGACGAGATCCGCATCCTCACCGACGAGCGCTTGAAGCGCCTGGAGAACATCCTGGGCGGCAAGGAAGTGCAGGCCGACCTGCACGACGAGCGCACCAACAAGCGCCTGCTCACCAAGGGCGCGGTGCTGGATCGCGAGACCATCGAGCGCATCTCCACCAAGAACCTGAAGCGCATCAAGTACGCCGACAAGGACCCGCGGGTCAACGAGCAGATCGACGAGATCGAGGAGATGACCTCGCGCCAGATCGACGTGCTGCGCAAGATCGTCAAGGAGAAGGTGGACAAGCTGCAGAAGGGCGATGAGCTGCCTCCCGGCGTCATCAAGCTGGTGAAGGTGTACATCGCCATGAAGCGCAAGCTGAGCGTGGGCGACAAGATGGCGGGGCGCCACGGCAACAAGGGCGTGATCGCCCGCATCCTCCCCGACGAGGACATGCCCTACCTCTCCGACGGTACCCCGGTGGAGATCGTGCTCAATCCCCTGGGCGTGCCCAGCCGCATGAACGTGGGCCAGATCCTGGAGACCCACCTGGGCTGGGCCGGCCACGAATTGGGGGCGCGCATCACCCGCCTGCTGGAGGAGAACTCGCGCGAGGAGACGCTGCGCCGCGAACTCAAGACCATCTTCAAGGAGACCCCCTTCGCCGAGCGCATCGCCGGGCTGGACGAGGACACGCTGGAGGCGGTGGCCAAGGGCATGACCCGGGGCGTGTACTTCTCCTCGCCCGTCTTCGACGGGGCCCGCGAGCCGGAGATCAAGTCGCTGCTCAAGGAGTCGGCCCTGCCCGAATCGGGCAAGACGGTGCTGCGCGACGGCATGACCGGCGACCTGTTCGAGCAGCCGGTCACCGTGGGCTACATCTACATGCTGAAGCTCTCGCACCTGGTGGACGACAAGATCCACGCGCGCTCCATCGGGCCCTACTCGCTCATCACCCAGCAGCCGCTGGGGGGCAAGGCGCAGTTCGGCGGCCAGCGCTTCGGCGAGATGGAAGTGTGGGCGCTGGAGGCCTACGGCGCCGCCTACATCCTGCAGGAACTGCTGACCGCGAAGTCCGACGACGTCTATGGCCGCACCAAGATCTACGAGGCCATCGTGAAGGGCGAGGCCGCCATCGAGCCGGGCGTGCCCGAGTCCTTCAACGTGCTCATCCGCGAGTTGCAGTCGCTCTGCCTGGACGTGGAGCTGGTCAAGACGGAGCGCAAGGCGCTGGCCGTGGCGGCCGCGGACTAG